One genomic segment of Clostridium saccharoperbutylacetonicum N1-4(HMT) includes these proteins:
- a CDS encoding secondary thiamine-phosphate synthase enzyme YjbQ, with translation MTNLFKHSIEIIPRQTMIDITPYIREDIKNSNIENGIVVVYCPHTTAGISVNENADPDVVRDLIYGFEKVYPSVDENYKHFEGNSHAHLKSSTIGASQTFILNNGNLILGRWQDIYFCEFDGPRDRTFYVKILEG, from the coding sequence ATGACTAATTTATTCAAACATTCAATTGAAATTATTCCTAGGCAAACTATGATTGATATCACACCATACATAAGAGAGGATATTAAAAACAGTAATATTGAAAATGGAATCGTAGTAGTTTATTGTCCTCATACTACTGCTGGAATTTCTGTAAATGAAAATGCTGATCCAGATGTAGTTCGTGATTTAATATATGGTTTTGAAAAAGTTTATCCATCTGTTGATGAAAATTATAAGCATTTCGAAGGAAATTCTCATGCTCATTTAAAATCGTCTACTATTGGTGCTTCGCAAACTTTTATTTTAAATAACGGAAATTTAATATTAGGAAGATGGCAGGATATTTATTTTTGTGAATTTGATGGGCCAAGAGATAGAACTTTCTATGTAAAAATATTAGAAGGCTAG
- a CDS encoding FMN-dependent NADH-azoreductase, whose product MKTLLYITVNSKPEELSASKIIGREVVNRFLTKHTDFQLEELDLYKCHIPRLEYQYFEKRNCMIKEEDFNKLKEDEKKEAHKMVTLTNQFKAADMYVITAPMWSLSFPAPLKEYLDCVIMEGKTIHIEQNTVEGLLNDKQRGMIYVQSSGSPIPWYLKLVMNKGLNYVYDIVKFMGIKRFEELLVDNTGTSEAEKTEAIQIAMSKIDSVIDDVWR is encoded by the coding sequence ATGAAAACTTTACTTTATATCACAGTAAATTCTAAACCCGAAGAGCTATCTGCCAGCAAAATTATTGGGCGTGAAGTAGTTAATAGATTTTTAACTAAACATACTGATTTTCAGCTTGAAGAATTAGATTTATATAAATGCCACATTCCTAGACTTGAATATCAATATTTTGAAAAAAGAAACTGCATGATAAAAGAAGAAGATTTTAATAAATTGAAGGAAGACGAAAAAAAAGAAGCTCATAAAATGGTAACACTAACAAATCAATTCAAAGCTGCAGATATGTATGTAATTACTGCTCCAATGTGGAGTCTTTCATTTCCTGCTCCTTTAAAAGAATATCTTGACTGTGTTATCATGGAAGGCAAAACTATACATATTGAACAAAACACTGTTGAAGGTTTATTAAATGATAAGCAGAGAGGTATGATATATGTGCAATCTTCTGGCAGTCCAATTCCATGGTACTTGAAATTAGTAATGAACAAAGGATTAAATTATGTATATGATATAGTAAAGTTTATGGGAATTAAAAGATTTGAAGAACTATTAGTAGATAATACTGGAACTTCAGAAGCAGAAAAAACTGAAGCTATTCAAATTGCAATGAGTAAAATCGATAGTGTTATTGATGATGTTTGGAGATAA
- a CDS encoding gamma-glutamyl-gamma-aminobutyrate hydrolase family protein has protein sequence MKPIIGITTMHEIEIEKSFTLASNNYLRAVEAAGGVPLFLPITEELEDIKSYLNIIDGIVFTGGEDISPLKYGENPLQIEFIINNSRDNFEFNLFLEAYNMDMPILGICRGAQLINVALGGSLYQDINLQFSNCHGHMQSEMQVYDFFHEVIVDKDSKLFDIFKSRELEVNSFHKQAIKALGDNLKVTATAKDGIIEGIEGISRKFLVGVQWHPEDLSLKHKDFVNLFKALIDNV, from the coding sequence ATGAAACCTATAATAGGTATAACCACTATGCATGAAATAGAAATAGAAAAATCATTTACTTTAGCAAGTAATAACTATTTAAGAGCAGTTGAAGCTGCAGGAGGAGTGCCATTATTTCTTCCTATTACAGAAGAGCTTGAAGATATAAAGTCATATCTAAATATAATTGATGGAATTGTCTTTACGGGAGGAGAAGACATATCTCCTTTGAAGTACGGTGAGAATCCACTACAAATAGAGTTTATAATAAATAATTCAAGAGATAATTTTGAATTTAATCTTTTTCTAGAGGCATATAATATGGATATGCCAATCCTAGGAATATGCAGAGGAGCTCAACTAATTAATGTGGCTTTAGGGGGGAGCTTATATCAAGATATTAATTTACAATTTTCAAATTGTCATGGTCACATGCAGTCAGAGATGCAGGTATATGATTTTTTTCATGAAGTAATAGTTGATAAAGATAGTAAATTATTTGATATATTTAAAAGTAGAGAACTAGAAGTGAATTCTTTTCATAAGCAAGCAATAAAAGCTTTAGGAGATAACTTAAAAGTTACAGCTACTGCAAAAGATGGAATTATAGAAGGAATTGAAGGCATTAGTAGGAAGTTTTTAGTTGGTGTACAATGGCATCCAGAAGATTTAAGTTTAAAACACAAAGATTTTGTGAATTTATTTAAAGCATTAATTGATAATGTATAA
- a CDS encoding gamma-glutamyl-gamma-aminobutyrate hydrolase family protein, whose protein sequence is MKPIIGLALSNRVKSKKAYSVINNDYIKAVQKAGGTPILIPFSDNIENIKVYIDKIQGIIFTGGEDISPLFYNEEPRKEVQCIIEERDKFELELFKEVYIKNIPILGICRGLQLINIALGGNLYQDIKFQIPNSYGHAPRQTLRSNLYHSVKIEKSSRLFDIFKTEDLKVNSFHHQSVKKLGENLKISAVSNDNIVEGIESTNDKFLVAVQWHPENLIENHPEFLKLFQTFIYMAGKELA, encoded by the coding sequence ATGAAACCAATAATTGGATTAGCTTTATCTAATAGAGTTAAATCTAAAAAAGCATACAGTGTTATAAATAATGATTATATTAAAGCAGTACAAAAAGCTGGTGGAACACCAATTCTTATACCATTTAGTGACAATATAGAGAATATAAAAGTTTATATTGATAAAATTCAAGGAATTATATTCACAGGAGGAGAAGATATTTCACCTTTGTTTTATAATGAGGAACCAAGAAAAGAGGTTCAATGTATAATTGAGGAAAGAGATAAATTCGAGTTGGAGCTTTTTAAGGAAGTTTATATAAAGAATATTCCCATTTTAGGGATATGCAGAGGTCTTCAGCTTATTAATATTGCTTTGGGAGGAAATTTGTATCAAGACATTAAATTTCAAATTCCTAATAGTTATGGTCATGCTCCAAGACAAACCTTAAGATCTAATCTCTATCATTCAGTTAAAATAGAAAAAAGTAGCAGATTATTTGATATATTTAAAACAGAAGATTTAAAGGTTAATTCATTTCATCATCAAAGTGTAAAGAAGCTAGGAGAAAATTTGAAAATTTCAGCAGTTTCTAATGATAATATAGTTGAAGGAATTGAAAGTACAAATGATAAATTTTTGGTAGCAGTTCAATGGCATCCAGAAAACTTAATTGAAAATCATCCGGAATTTTTAAAGTTATTTCAGACATTTATTTATATGGCAGGAAAAGAATTGGCATAA
- a CDS encoding response regulator produces MRESEKNILLIDDSASIRMFIRGLLEDENYNVYEAINGEDGLVKFKELGNIDLVITDIYMPKKSGLEFVVDLREKDKQTKVIVLSDGGQYNFSNELGVVEALGATTFLKKDLIKDELISKVKEIIS; encoded by the coding sequence ATGAGGGAAAGTGAGAAAAATATACTATTAATCGATGATTCGGCAAGTATTCGAATGTTTATAAGAGGTCTCTTAGAAGATGAAAATTATAATGTGTATGAAGCTATTAATGGCGAAGATGGACTTGTTAAGTTTAAAGAGCTTGGAAATATTGACTTAGTAATTACAGATATTTACATGCCTAAAAAAAGCGGTTTAGAATTTGTAGTCGATTTAAGAGAAAAAGATAAGCAAACCAAGGTAATTGTTCTTTCTGATGGTGGGCAATATAATTTTTCTAATGAATTAGGTGTTGTAGAAGCTCTAGGTGCAACAACTTTCCTTAAAAAAGATTTGATAAAAGATGAATTGATTTCAAAAGTAAAAGAAATAATATCATAA
- a CDS encoding ABC transporter ATP-binding protein, whose amino-acid sequence MIRIDNITKSYNGTYKAVDNLNLQINDGEIYGLLGPNGAGKTTTIKMITGIIAPTNGIIEINNININKDPIKAKEQFGYVPDSPDMFLRLTGIEYLNFMADVYGVSKEDREERIMEMSKRFGMESALGDKIQAYSHGMRQKIVLIGVMIHNPKVWILDEPMTGLDPKAAFTLKEMMREHADAGNTVIFSTHVLEVAEKICDKVAIINKGQLIFNGTLENMHDKFKENESLEEMFLEMTEDEQA is encoded by the coding sequence ATGATAAGAATAGACAATATAACAAAGAGTTATAACGGTACATATAAAGCTGTTGATAATTTGAATTTACAAATAAATGATGGAGAGATTTATGGATTATTGGGACCTAATGGCGCAGGAAAAACTACTACAATTAAAATGATAACTGGAATAATAGCGCCGACTAATGGAATAATTGAAATTAATAACATAAATATTAATAAAGATCCAATTAAAGCTAAAGAGCAATTTGGATATGTTCCAGATAGTCCAGATATGTTTTTAAGATTAACGGGAATAGAATATTTGAATTTTATGGCAGATGTCTACGGGGTTTCTAAGGAAGATAGGGAAGAAAGAATAATGGAAATGTCAAAAAGATTTGGAATGGAATCTGCTTTAGGCGATAAAATTCAAGCATATTCTCATGGAATGAGGCAAAAAATTGTATTAATTGGAGTTATGATACATAATCCAAAGGTGTGGATTTTGGATGAACCAATGACTGGTTTAGATCCAAAAGCTGCATTCACATTAAAAGAAATGATGAGAGAACATGCTGATGCAGGAAACACTGTGATTTTTTCAACTCATGTACTAGAAGTTGCAGAAAAAATTTGTGATAAAGTAGCAATAATAAATAAGGGGCAATTAATATTCAATGGAACTTTAGAAAATATGCACGATAAATTCAAGGAAAATGAATCCTTAGAAGAAATGTTCTTGGAGATGACTGAAGATGAACAGGCTTAG
- a CDS encoding putative ABC transporter permease subunit: MNRLSVVTKYFIKNALGEMFGSSKKKSAFLVALMIFGVSMISMPFTMMVGLGYEEFHAVGQEGMLLSLIISAGATVCFFFGIYTIMNVFYFSDDIEVLLPLPIKSSELVIGKFAAVLINMYIYTAMLILPLVAFGVVSKANIFYYLYVIIVLIITPVLPMVLASIICMILMRFTSLSKHKDGFRMFTGCATLILIVVFNYLNSGSKGNMSQEQALLKFSEGHNSMMDMMTGIFITNKFSSYGLLYNNETRGLIYILLGLILSIIIFVIYSYIGGKLYLKGIIGISESYSKKENILENGKVKKFIQINSPLKALVIKDIKIMFRTPTYFINCIAMIFYMPAILGVAMLSRSNISEIRNMLSQGTSIYGFVIVGAFVLASMSVMTGGASATALSREGRDILVSKYIPVSYKTQLYSKIISSVCINGAGSIIVAIALVIIGVSPLLFILGFLVSVAAILVISLFGIFIDFKSPKLEWENEKAMFKKNYMPLLIMFIIFVISAILVVLNILIQNYIVIFGICMSLALIGSFILYKILIKLVYKVYLNDK, encoded by the coding sequence ATGAACAGGCTTAGTGTTGTAACAAAATATTTCATAAAAAATGCCCTTGGTGAAATGTTTGGAAGTAGCAAAAAAAAATCAGCATTTCTAGTAGCATTAATGATTTTCGGAGTAAGCATGATATCAATGCCATTTACGATGATGGTTGGGCTTGGTTATGAAGAATTTCATGCTGTTGGTCAGGAAGGTATGTTGTTATCGCTTATAATTTCTGCAGGTGCAACTGTTTGTTTTTTCTTTGGAATATATACAATAATGAATGTATTTTATTTTTCAGATGATATAGAAGTTTTATTGCCACTTCCTATAAAAAGTAGTGAGTTAGTAATTGGTAAATTTGCAGCAGTATTAATAAATATGTATATTTATACTGCAATGTTGATACTTCCTTTAGTAGCTTTTGGGGTGGTATCTAAAGCAAATATATTTTATTATTTGTACGTTATAATTGTACTAATTATAACTCCTGTATTACCTATGGTTCTAGCTTCAATTATTTGTATGATTCTTATGAGATTTACGAGTTTGTCAAAACATAAAGATGGATTTAGGATGTTCACAGGATGTGCAACTTTAATTTTAATTGTTGTTTTTAATTATTTAAATTCTGGTTCAAAAGGTAATATGTCTCAGGAACAGGCACTTTTGAAATTTTCAGAAGGTCATAATAGTATGATGGACATGATGACAGGAATTTTTATTACTAATAAATTTTCTTCATATGGATTGCTTTATAATAATGAAACTAGGGGATTAATATACATACTTCTAGGTTTAATTTTAAGCATAATTATATTTGTTATATATTCATATATTGGCGGAAAGTTATATTTAAAAGGAATAATAGGAATATCAGAATCTTATAGTAAAAAAGAAAATATTTTAGAAAATGGGAAAGTTAAAAAGTTTATTCAGATAAATTCTCCGTTGAAAGCTTTAGTAATAAAAGATATTAAAATAATGTTTAGAACTCCGACATACTTTATTAATTGTATAGCTATGATATTTTACATGCCTGCAATACTTGGAGTTGCAATGCTATCACGAAGTAATATAAGTGAAATAAGAAATATGTTAAGCCAAGGCACAAGTATCTATGGATTTGTTATTGTGGGTGCATTTGTTTTAGCATCAATGTCTGTAATGACAGGAGGAGCTAGTGCTACAGCACTATCAAGGGAAGGAAGAGATATTTTAGTATCTAAATACATCCCTGTTTCCTATAAAACTCAATTATATTCAAAGATAATTTCTTCAGTATGTATAAATGGGGCCGGTTCAATAATTGTAGCTATAGCACTTGTTATAATTGGAGTAAGCCCATTATTATTTATTTTAGGATTTTTAGTATCTGTAGCAGCAATATTGGTAATATCACTATTTGGAATATTTATTGATTTTAAATCGCCAAAATTAGAATGGGAAAATGAAAAAGCAATGTTTAAGAAAAATTACATGCCTCTTTTAATTATGTTTATTATATTTGTCATATCAGCAATTCTTGTAGTGCTAAATATTCTTATACAGAACTATATTGTAATATTTGGAATTTGCATGAGCTTAGCTCTTATTGGAAGTTTTATCTTATATAAAATTCTGATTAAGCTTGTTTATAAAGTATATTTAAATGATAAATAA
- a CDS encoding GNAT family N-acetyltransferase, translating to MKLIKANKEMEKEYYKFVNEWQDYNEEIIPSSARLFDMSYEKWLEYTYEIENKETCPKHWVPAVTYFSVDESGKIIGAINIRMRLNDYLFNYGGHIGYGIRPTERKKGYASLMLSLALPIAKQIGIDKVLITCDKNNVGSAKTIIANGGILENEVMEDEEIVQRYWIEIR from the coding sequence ATGAAATTAATAAAAGCTAATAAAGAAATGGAGAAGGAATACTATAAATTTGTTAATGAATGGCAGGATTATAATGAAGAAATAATACCATCTTCAGCAAGACTGTTTGATATGAGTTATGAAAAATGGTTGGAATATACCTATGAAATAGAAAACAAGGAAACTTGTCCAAAGCATTGGGTTCCAGCGGTTACATATTTTTCTGTAGATGAAAGTGGAAAGATTATAGGTGCTATCAATATAAGAATGAGACTAAATGATTATTTATTTAATTATGGTGGTCATATCGGTTATGGTATTCGGCCAACTGAGCGTAAAAAAGGATATGCATCTTTAATGTTATCTTTAGCCTTACCAATTGCTAAACAGATTGGAATAGACAAAGTTTTAATTACTTGCGATAAAAATAATGTTGGTTCAGCTAAAACGATTATAGCAAATGGCGGCATTTTAGAAAATGAAGTAATGGAAGATGAAGAAATAGTTCAAAGGTATTGGATAGAGATCAGATAA
- a CDS encoding DUF488 family protein yields MEIYTIGHSNYAVEKLIHMLKHYNINCVVDIRGIPYSKYNIQYNKETIAGTLKEAGFLYIYMAKEFAANRENKRSYNKEGYSDFEKVITEIEFLNGIERLKKGCEKGYRIALLGAMQDPIRCHRSILVGRALSNEGFNVKHILDDYTVATQKMIEENLLNKFFSNRNQITIDNLLGVSLNEVEMVKQGYRLANKEIGYRVEHLQ; encoded by the coding sequence ATGGAGATATACACAATTGGACATTCAAATTACGCAGTTGAAAAGTTAATTCATATGTTAAAACATTATAATATTAATTGTGTTGTAGATATTCGTGGAATTCCTTATTCAAAATATAATATTCAATACAATAAAGAAACAATAGCTGGAACCTTAAAGGAAGCAGGTTTTTTATACATATATATGGCAAAGGAATTTGCAGCAAATAGAGAAAATAAAAGATCATATAATAAAGAAGGATATTCGGATTTTGAAAAAGTAATTACTGAAATAGAATTCTTAAATGGAATAGAAAGATTGAAGAAGGGGTGTGAAAAAGGTTATAGAATAGCATTACTAGGGGCTATGCAGGATCCGATAAGATGTCACAGAAGCATATTGGTTGGAAGGGCGCTAAGTAATGAAGGTTTTAATGTTAAACATATTTTAGATGATTATACAGTGGCCACTCAAAAAATGATAGAAGAGAATCTTTTAAATAAATTTTTTAGCAATAGGAACCAAATTACAATAGATAATTTGCTTGGAGTCTCTTTGAATGAAGTGGAAATGGTTAAACAAGGATATAGACTAGCAAATAAAGAAATTGGATATAGAGTTGAGCATTTACAATGA
- a CDS encoding L,D-transpeptidase, with translation MKILSKFFRNRKCKLEDTRAESKEAILKNSSAISNYESDTNYLIWVNKKKFQVNIFKGSKNNWNLINSYICTIGKPSTPTPNGVFTVGIKGLYFGVEKGYKCWYYTQFKGNYLFHSIIYNLDGSVRDGRLGMRLSDGCIRLAKENAKWIYDNIPRGTKVVIN, from the coding sequence GTGAAGATTTTATCTAAATTTTTTAGAAATAGAAAATGTAAATTGGAAGACACTAGAGCTGAAAGTAAAGAAGCAATTTTAAAGAATTCAAGTGCTATAAGTAATTATGAAAGTGATACTAATTATTTAATTTGGGTAAATAAAAAAAAGTTTCAGGTGAATATTTTTAAAGGAAGCAAAAATAATTGGAATTTAATTAATAGTTATATTTGTACTATAGGAAAACCATCCACTCCAACGCCTAATGGTGTTTTTACAGTTGGAATAAAAGGTTTATATTTTGGAGTTGAGAAAGGTTATAAGTGTTGGTATTATACACAGTTTAAAGGAAATTATTTATTTCACTCAATTATATATAACTTAGATGGCTCTGTTAGAGATGGAAGACTTGGAATGAGATTATCTGATGGATGTATAAGACTTGCTAAAGAAAATGCTAAGTGGATTTATGATAATATACCAAGGGGAACAAAGGTGGTAATTAATTAG
- a CDS encoding MmcQ/YjbR family DNA-binding protein yields the protein MRYEWIDEYCLDKKGVEKDFKEEWNATRYMVRGKIFVMLGGDKEGTPIITIKCDPSFGRFLRDEYEDIIPGYHMNKEHWNSIYIGGKVPDEVIKQMTDMSYSLILNSLSKKIQKEILER from the coding sequence ATGAGATATGAATGGATTGATGAATATTGCCTTGATAAAAAAGGTGTTGAAAAAGATTTTAAAGAAGAATGGAATGCAACTAGATATATGGTAAGAGGAAAAATTTTTGTGATGCTTGGAGGAGATAAAGAGGGCACACCAATAATTACAATAAAATGTGACCCGAGCTTTGGAAGATTCTTGAGAGATGAGTATGAGGATATAATTCCAGGATATCATATGAATAAGGAACATTGGAATTCCATATACATTGGAGGAAAAGTTCCTGATGAGGTTATAAAACAAATGACAGATATGTCGTATAGTTTAATCTTAAATTCACTAAGTAAAAAAATTCAAAAAGAAATTTTAGAAAGATAA
- a CDS encoding TatD family nuclease-associated radical SAM protein, protein MVILYTAKKGVYINLNDISEEEKISGDLKVYVNLTNKCSCACTFCLRNTKEMKESNSLWLEREPTYDEIISEFKKYDITKFKEIIFCGFGEPTMALDTLIKVAEYIKNKSANTPIRLNSNGLGDLVHEKEIAPLFEGLIDTISISLNSSNAEEFLKLTRNKYGLSSYDSMIRFAISCKSYIPNVVMTVVDCIGEKEIAACQAICDKIGVHLRVRPFE, encoded by the coding sequence ATGGTTATCTTATATACAGCAAAAAAAGGTGTTTATATCAATCTAAATGATATTTCAGAAGAAGAAAAAATTTCAGGTGACTTGAAAGTATATGTTAACTTAACTAACAAATGCTCCTGCGCCTGCACTTTCTGCTTGAGAAATACTAAAGAAATGAAAGAAAGTAATAGTTTATGGCTTGAAAGAGAACCAACTTACGATGAAATCATATCAGAATTTAAAAAATACGATATAACTAAATTTAAAGAAATCATATTTTGCGGCTTTGGTGAACCTACAATGGCTCTTGATACATTAATCAAAGTAGCAGAATATATAAAAAATAAATCTGCTAATACACCTATACGTCTTAATTCTAATGGTCTTGGTGATTTAGTTCACGAAAAAGAAATTGCTCCTTTATTTGAAGGATTAATTGATACAATATCTATAAGCTTAAATTCTTCTAATGCTGAAGAATTTTTAAAGCTAACACGAAATAAATACGGCCTTTCCTCTTATGATTCTATGATAAGATTTGCTATAAGCTGCAAATCTTATATTCCAAATGTTGTTATGACAGTTGTGGATTGCATAGGAGAAAAAGAAATTGCAGCTTGCCAAGCTATTTGTGATAAAATTGGTGTTCATTTAAGAGTTCGCCCATTTGAATAA
- a CDS encoding pyridoxamine kinase, whose amino-acid sequence MNLEKQKKIAVINDITGFGRCSVAVALPIISAMKIQCCPLPTAILSAHTGFSSFFFDDYTPHMREYMNNWNDLNINFDGICTGFLGSKEQIDLVIDFIKIFKNKDTIVIVDPVMGDYGKIYLTYTKEMCDEMKRLIKYADLITPNLTEACKLLDIPYPTKSLSLNELEDIAKCLCDSGPSKVVITGLQYDGIIQNFIYEIGKPHKIINVEKIGEDRSGTGDIFTSIVASSIVKGKDLVYSVEKATEFISKSIEYTIKQNIPETHGICFEEFLTEL is encoded by the coding sequence ATGAATTTAGAAAAACAAAAAAAAATTGCAGTCATTAATGATATAACAGGTTTTGGTCGCTGTTCTGTAGCAGTTGCTTTACCTATTATTTCAGCAATGAAAATTCAATGCTGTCCATTACCAACTGCAATCTTATCTGCACATACTGGCTTTTCTAGTTTTTTCTTTGATGATTATACTCCTCATATGAGAGAATATATGAATAATTGGAATGATCTAAATATAAATTTCGATGGAATTTGTACTGGATTTCTAGGTTCAAAAGAACAAATTGATCTTGTAATTGATTTTATTAAAATCTTTAAAAATAAGGATACTATTGTTATTGTTGATCCTGTTATGGGTGACTATGGTAAAATCTATTTAACTTACACTAAAGAAATGTGTGATGAGATGAAACGCCTAATAAAATACGCTGACTTAATCACACCTAATCTTACGGAAGCATGTAAACTTCTTGATATACCTTATCCAACTAAGAGTTTATCACTTAATGAATTAGAAGACATAGCAAAATGTCTCTGTGATAGTGGCCCAAGCAAAGTTGTTATTACTGGTCTTCAATATGATGGTATAATACAAAATTTCATATACGAGATTGGAAAACCACACAAAATTATTAATGTTGAAAAAATTGGTGAGGATCGTTCTGGTACTGGTGATATATTTACTTCTATTGTAGCTTCAAGTATAGTAAAAGGAAAAGATCTAGTTTATTCAGTAGAAAAAGCAACTGAATTTATAAGTAAATCAATTGAATACACTATAAAACAAAACATTCCTGAAACTCATGGAATTTGTTTTGAAGAATTCTTAACCGAATTGTAA
- a CDS encoding radical SAM/SPASM domain-containing protein has product MKRFKKVYIEITNICNLSCNFCPKTSRELKFMGESSFEHIIKNIKPYTDHVYFHLMGEPFLNSNLEQFLRISDENKLKVNITTNGTLINNVSEILLKSSALRQVNVSLHSFEANEEKITFEEYIENVLNFVNDATANTNIICSLRLWNLDTRYKASNDLNIDIFKLLENKFNLEEDLKKILIEKNSYKLKKNLYLSMGEKFKWPSLKAEEIGERAFCYGLRDQIGILVDGTVVPCCLDSEGSITLGNIFEEPLEGILNSKRAEEIYNGFSNRKAVEELCRKCGFINRIR; this is encoded by the coding sequence ATGAAAAGATTTAAAAAGGTTTATATAGAAATAACAAACATATGTAACTTAAGCTGTAATTTCTGCCCTAAAACATCTCGAGAATTGAAATTTATGGGAGAAAGTAGCTTTGAACATATTATTAAGAATATCAAGCCATATACAGATCATGTATATTTTCATTTGATGGGTGAGCCCTTCTTGAATAGTAATTTAGAACAATTTTTAAGAATAAGTGATGAGAATAAATTAAAGGTGAATATTACTACTAATGGCACATTAATAAATAATGTGAGTGAAATATTATTGAAATCTTCAGCTTTAAGACAGGTTAACGTTTCATTGCATAGTTTTGAAGCAAATGAAGAAAAAATTACATTTGAGGAATATATAGAAAATGTTCTTAATTTCGTTAATGATGCAACAGCAAATACGAATATAATATGCTCTTTGAGGTTATGGAATTTAGATACAAGGTACAAAGCTAGCAATGATTTAAACATAGATATATTTAAACTGTTAGAAAATAAGTTTAATCTAGAAGAAGATTTGAAAAAAATTTTAATAGAGAAGAACAGTTATAAACTGAAAAAGAATTTATATTTGAGTATGGGTGAAAAATTCAAGTGGCCGTCTTTAAAGGCAGAAGAAATAGGAGAGAGGGCTTTTTGCTATGGACTTAGAGATCAAATAGGAATACTTGTTGATGGAACTGTTGTGCCTTGTTGCCTTGATAGTGAAGGTAGTATTACACTTGGAAATATTTTTGAAGAGCCATTAGAGGGTATTTTGAATTCTAAAAGGGCTGAAGAAATATATAATGGATTTTCAAATCGTAAAGCTGTTGAAGAGTTATGTAGAAAATGTGGATTTATAAATAGAATACGATAA
- the ruvA gene encoding Holliday junction branch migration protein RuvA encodes MYEYIKGKYVGINKDYIIVENSGIGYKIFTSGATMSSLPKSGEEVMLYLEQIVREDFLGLYGFDSKDELEMFKLLLTVSGVGPKAALSLLSISRVNNLKYAIMTGDEKHICRGIGIGKKTAARIILELKDKLKPDELLDSVESIDIQGNENIMIISEALSALLALGYSEKEADTALKKVNKEDSVENIIKSALKVLVS; translated from the coding sequence ATGTACGAATATATTAAAGGAAAATATGTAGGAATAAATAAAGATTATATAATAGTAGAGAATAGTGGAATTGGTTATAAAATATTTACATCTGGTGCAACTATGTCTTCTTTACCGAAGTCAGGAGAGGAAGTTATGCTTTATTTAGAGCAGATCGTCAGGGAAGATTTTCTTGGGCTTTATGGTTTTGATTCAAAGGATGAATTAGAAATGTTTAAGTTGCTGCTTACAGTTAGCGGGGTTGGTCCAAAAGCGGCGTTATCACTATTATCAATTAGTAGAGTAAACAACTTAAAATATGCAATAATGACTGGTGATGAAAAACATATTTGCAGAGGAATTGGAATAGGTAAAAAGACAGCAGCAAGGATTATCTTAGAACTAAAGGATAAGTTAAAGCCTGATGAATTATTAGATAGCGTTGAGAGTATAGACATTCAAGGAAATGAAAATATTATGATAATATCTGAAGCATTAAGTGCATTGCTAGCATTGGGATATAGCGAAAAGGAAGCTGACACAGCTCTTAAGAAAGTTAACAAAGAAGATAGTGTTGAAAACATTATTAAAAGTGCTTTGAAGGTTTTGGTCAGCTAA